In Bosea vestrisii, the following are encoded in one genomic region:
- a CDS encoding ornithine cyclodeaminase family protein: MLDSHFSMANCVIVAQIWRNQHISSRQIAAIPLKGTERRNGTEASSIMDSTRPASSNHAKGEIALLSLSETEIRDCIDLRKLLDALAEGFKALADGRVVIPARPQLDIPDAGYSLAMPAWMAGMHLTVKLVNVFEGNIARGIPSHLATIHLFDPETGMPVCIMDGTYITAVRTSGSAVLSVRELARRDARVATVVGAGVQASQHLNLLPLVRDFAEIRVFSKNFVDAQALASRHPRVTAVADLEAAVRSSDVVCLATHSYVPAISADWVQPGTHVSSVGVAPPGGELPVDLIARGSLFVEAREAFAPTPVGCCELADIDPEVGTDLGAMLLGRRPGRTSDRQITIYKAMGVAMEDMVAADLAYREAWRRGAGQSISL, translated from the coding sequence ATGTTGGATTCGCACTTCTCCATGGCAAATTGCGTGATAGTCGCGCAAATTTGGCGAAATCAGCATATTTCATCACGCCAGATTGCCGCAATACCGTTGAAGGGCACTGAACGCCGAAACGGAACCGAGGCAAGCAGCATTATGGACAGCACACGACCTGCATCGAGCAATCACGCAAAAGGCGAGATCGCGCTTCTTTCGCTGAGCGAAACGGAGATCAGAGACTGTATCGACCTGCGCAAGCTGCTCGACGCGCTGGCGGAGGGCTTCAAGGCCCTCGCCGACGGCCGCGTCGTCATTCCAGCGCGGCCACAACTCGACATACCGGATGCGGGCTATTCGCTGGCGATGCCGGCCTGGATGGCGGGCATGCATCTGACCGTCAAACTGGTCAACGTCTTCGAAGGCAACATCGCCCGGGGCATCCCGAGCCACCTCGCGACGATCCACCTCTTTGATCCGGAGACGGGGATGCCCGTCTGCATCATGGATGGCACCTACATCACCGCGGTCCGCACCTCCGGCTCGGCCGTCCTCTCAGTGCGGGAGCTCGCCCGGCGCGATGCCAGGGTCGCGACCGTGGTGGGCGCCGGCGTCCAGGCCAGCCAGCACCTCAACCTGCTGCCGCTCGTTCGCGATTTCGCGGAGATCCGGGTGTTCTCGAAAAACTTCGTCGATGCGCAGGCGCTGGCTTCGCGTCACCCGCGCGTCACGGCCGTTGCGGATCTCGAAGCCGCAGTGCGTTCTTCGGATGTCGTCTGCCTCGCGACGCACTCCTATGTCCCGGCGATATCCGCAGACTGGGTTCAACCGGGAACGCATGTGTCCTCGGTCGGTGTCGCGCCACCCGGCGGCGAGCTGCCGGTCGATCTGATTGCCCGCGGCAGCCTCTTCGTCGAGGCGCGGGAGGCCTTCGCACCGACACCGGTGGGTTGCTGCGAGTTGGCCGATATCGACCCCGAGGTCGGCACCGACCTTGGCGCGATGCTGCTGGGGCGGCGACCGGGACGGACGTCGGACCGGCAGATCACGATCTACAAGGCGATGGGCGTCGCCATGGAAGACATGGTGGCGGCCGACCTCGCCTACCGCGAGGCCTGGCGGCGGGGCGCGGGGCAAAGCATCTCGCTCTAG